From uncultured Campylobacter sp., a single genomic window includes:
- a CDS encoding insulinase family protein encodes MKKFIFFIATLLCSLSLYSADTNPDAPLKLDPSVVHGELANGVKFYILKNDVPKNSALFYLNVAAGSVDENDDEQGLAHFVEHMAFNGSEHFDKNELVHTLQRLGVKFGADLNAQTGFENTTYNIQSQVSDETLKDVFLVLRDYAGGVKFDENETQKEKGVILEEAKKGFERRFYEKRATYLYPNSIFSRRFPIGQNEIIKGATGEQLKKFYARNYLPSAISIIVVGDVNIEQIKNLIKQNFSSLSAHGEKIPRDLSLHPFEGGLASTVEPELGANVASVLYAGKYEPLRSYGALKNEWLQAYVSRLMELGYDAMNVNAKIPLKAYFGSDDLFKNRRLYSISANIFNFDANATLSSLFSAIKGVREHGFNNDDFDSVKAEFKHQVQADLLKNDTQSAQIGALLDFVQNGNVKLSKQDEYDLSLKALEEITLADVNKFFSQITDGARFTEIISAKDLGISQKDAELLYEKAVPFNFAASKLASKQLAGANLKEAEFKAQKGASGTEILEFKNGAKVILKPLKSEKNKIALAAVKKGGYAHFGKARGEILTSLLNSGTIGELNEYEAGRLTSKFDYKLRFRMDDADCGFRGAGADLEAMARELYARFSEPLIHASSLTKYKTDALSAIALRDETAEFKFGEQILKSLYSGDMARKQPLSVDDLKSANLADLQRDADEIFSGAGNFIFVLSGDFEPARAKQILAKYIGNLKSGTSSATPKTLMLNTSSGEIVQDYGDSDKSEVRMIFSNYELQNFDFADTYKFQALKSVLSNRIVEQIREARGQIYSAMVHSAYVREPQIAASLNVSFSTEPKDARAVAASVSEILKQIENSGAKDSELANFKKAQILSTKRASQTNDFWLANITAHELYGYPLYDEKSYAASINAVKSADVQKAAQMLSDRLFTAILNPKER; translated from the coding sequence ATGAAAAAGTTTATATTTTTTATCGCCACCCTGCTTTGCTCTTTGAGCCTTTACTCCGCAGATACCAACCCGGACGCGCCACTTAAGCTCGATCCTAGCGTCGTGCACGGCGAGCTGGCAAACGGCGTGAAATTTTATATCCTCAAAAATGACGTGCCGAAAAATAGCGCGCTTTTTTACCTAAACGTAGCCGCGGGCAGTGTCGATGAAAATGACGACGAACAGGGTCTTGCGCATTTCGTCGAGCATATGGCGTTCAATGGCAGCGAACATTTTGATAAAAACGAACTAGTCCATACCCTGCAGCGCTTGGGAGTAAAATTCGGCGCCGATCTCAATGCACAGACTGGCTTTGAAAATACCACCTACAACATCCAGTCCCAAGTAAGCGATGAGACGCTGAAGGACGTATTTTTGGTATTGCGCGACTATGCGGGCGGCGTAAAATTTGACGAGAACGAAACGCAAAAGGAAAAAGGCGTCATATTAGAAGAAGCAAAAAAAGGCTTTGAGAGGCGCTTTTATGAAAAGCGCGCCACATATTTATACCCTAATTCCATATTTTCCAGACGCTTTCCGATCGGACAAAATGAAATCATCAAAGGCGCCACCGGCGAGCAACTAAAAAAATTCTATGCGCGTAACTACCTTCCTAGCGCCATTAGCATCATAGTCGTGGGCGACGTAAACATTGAGCAGATTAAAAACCTAATCAAGCAAAATTTTAGCTCTCTTTCTGCGCACGGCGAAAAAATCCCGCGTGATCTTAGCCTGCACCCATTTGAAGGCGGGCTAGCAAGCACCGTAGAGCCCGAGCTCGGCGCTAATGTCGCTAGCGTGCTTTACGCAGGCAAATATGAGCCGTTAAGAAGCTACGGTGCACTTAAAAATGAGTGGCTGCAAGCCTACGTATCGAGGCTGATGGAGCTTGGATACGACGCGATGAATGTGAATGCCAAAATTCCGCTTAAAGCCTATTTCGGCTCGGACGATCTGTTTAAAAACCGCAGACTATACAGCATAAGCGCGAATATTTTTAATTTCGACGCCAACGCCACGCTAAGTAGTCTTTTTAGCGCGATCAAAGGGGTACGCGAACACGGATTTAACAATGACGATTTTGATAGCGTTAAGGCGGAATTTAAACATCAAGTGCAAGCCGATCTGCTTAAGAACGATACACAAAGTGCGCAAATAGGGGCACTACTTGATTTCGTACAAAACGGCAATGTAAAGCTTAGTAAGCAAGACGAGTACGATCTAAGCCTCAAGGCCTTAGAAGAAATAACGCTAGCAGATGTTAATAAATTTTTCTCTCAGATAACGGATGGAGCGAGATTTACAGAGATTATCTCGGCAAAGGATTTGGGCATTAGCCAAAAAGATGCGGAGCTGCTCTACGAAAAAGCGGTGCCGTTTAATTTCGCTGCTTCGAAGCTTGCTTCCAAGCAACTTGCGGGAGCAAATTTAAAAGAGGCGGAATTTAAAGCACAAAAAGGCGCTAGCGGCACTGAAATTTTGGAGTTTAAAAACGGCGCGAAGGTAATTTTAAAGCCCCTTAAAAGCGAGAAAAATAAAATCGCCCTCGCAGCCGTTAAAAAAGGCGGCTATGCGCATTTCGGCAAAGCTCGTGGTGAAATTTTAACTTCGCTGCTAAACTCGGGCACCATAGGCGAGCTAAACGAATACGAGGCGGGACGCTTGACCTCAAAATTTGATTATAAGCTAAGATTTAGGATGGATGACGCGGACTGCGGTTTTAGAGGCGCAGGGGCGGATCTGGAGGCGATGGCGCGCGAACTTTACGCAAGATTTAGCGAGCCGCTAATTCATGCAAGCTCGCTTACGAAATACAAAACCGACGCACTTTCGGCGATTGCACTACGAGACGAGACGGCGGAATTTAAATTCGGCGAGCAAATTTTAAAATCGCTATATTCAGGAGATATGGCTCGCAAGCAGCCGCTTAGCGTAGATGACTTAAAGAGCGCAAATCTTGCCGATTTACAGCGCGATGCGGATGAAATTTTTTCAGGTGCCGGAAATTTTATCTTTGTGCTTAGCGGCGATTTTGAGCCTGCGCGCGCAAAACAAATTCTAGCCAAATATATCGGCAATCTAAAGTCCGGTACAAGCAGCGCTACGCCTAAAACTTTGATGCTAAATACTTCTAGCGGCGAGATTGTGCAAGATTACGGCGATAGTGATAAAAGCGAAGTTCGGATGATTTTTTCAAACTATGAGCTGCAAAATTTCGACTTTGCAGACACTTATAAATTTCAAGCGCTAAAAAGCGTGCTAAGCAATCGTATCGTCGAGCAGATCCGCGAGGCGCGCGGACAAATTTACTCGGCGATGGTGCATAGCGCCTATGTGCGTGAACCACAAATCGCAGCGAGCTTGAACGTATCGTTTTCTACTGAGCCGAAAGATGCCCGTGCGGTTGCAGCAAGCGTGAGTGAAATTTTAAAGCAGATTGAAAACTCGGGCGCAAAAGATAGCGAGCTGGCAAATTTCAAAAAAGCGCAAATTCTATCGACCAAAAGGGCTTCACAGACGAATGATTTTTGGCTTGCTAATATCACTGCGCACGAGCTTTACGGTTATCCGCTCTACGACGAAAAGAGCTACGCGGCAAGCATAAACGCAGTAAAAAGCGCGGACGTGCAAAAAGCCGCACAAATGCTAAGCGATAGGCTATTTACGGCGATTTTAAATCCAAAGGAGCGTTGA
- the lysS gene encoding lysine--tRNA ligase, with protein sequence MFDSQLEIQRIDKASELRNLGANPYPHFLKKDMSIAEFKEKFGFIKDTEDKKASEEVRLAGRLKLKRVAGKSTFANIEDQSGNIQIYYSRDSIGEEDYAKFKKNLEVGDIILVRGYAFVTQTGEFSIHASKITLASKAICPLPEKFHGLVDIEMRYRQRYLDMIMNPEVREDFIKRSIIVSEIRSFFEKHGFLEVETPMMHPIAGGANAKPFITHHNALDVDRYLRIAPELYLKRLVVGGMEAVFEINRNFRNEGMDLTHNPEFTSIEFYWAWHDYNDAMNLTEELFKALFKRLGLGEILTYDEREIDFSKPFARIKYLDALTQIGGIEPQIVNDREKIIAKLKEDKFEVNEKLDLGHLQSELFDNYVEAKLINPTFIVDFPISISPLSRRSDENPQIAERFELYIAGKELANAFNELNDPLDQYARFKAQIDAKNAGDDEAHEMDEDYVRALSYAMPPTTGWGLGIDRLAMILLNKKSIRDVILFPAMRPLNLEKE encoded by the coding sequence TTGTTTGATAGCCAGTTAGAAATCCAAAGGATAGACAAGGCGTCGGAACTTCGGAATTTGGGGGCTAATCCCTATCCGCACTTTCTAAAAAAAGATATGAGCATAGCTGAGTTTAAAGAGAAATTCGGCTTTATCAAAGATACCGAGGATAAAAAAGCGAGCGAGGAGGTAAGACTTGCCGGAAGGTTAAAGCTAAAGCGCGTCGCGGGCAAATCCACCTTTGCAAACATAGAAGATCAAAGCGGTAATATTCAAATTTATTACTCTCGCGATAGCATCGGCGAGGAGGATTACGCTAAATTTAAGAAAAATCTCGAAGTAGGCGATATAATTTTGGTGCGCGGATACGCTTTCGTCACTCAAACGGGCGAGTTTTCGATCCATGCCAGCAAAATAACGCTTGCGTCCAAAGCGATCTGCCCGCTTCCGGAGAAATTTCACGGCCTTGTCGATATCGAGATGCGCTACCGCCAAAGATACCTCGATATGATAATGAACCCCGAGGTCCGCGAGGATTTCATCAAGCGCTCGATCATCGTTAGCGAGATCCGCAGCTTTTTTGAAAAGCATGGATTTTTAGAGGTCGAAACGCCGATGATGCACCCAATCGCGGGCGGCGCGAATGCTAAGCCATTTATCACGCACCACAACGCCCTCGATGTCGATCGCTACCTGCGTATCGCGCCGGAGCTGTATCTCAAGCGCCTCGTCGTAGGCGGCATGGAGGCGGTCTTTGAGATCAACCGAAACTTCCGCAACGAGGGCATGGATCTGACGCACAATCCGGAGTTTACCAGCATAGAATTCTACTGGGCGTGGCATGATTATAACGATGCGATGAATCTAACCGAGGAGCTATTTAAAGCACTATTTAAGAGGCTCGGGCTGGGCGAAATTTTAACCTACGATGAGCGCGAGATCGATTTTTCAAAGCCTTTTGCGCGCATAAAGTATCTCGACGCGCTTACGCAGATAGGCGGTATCGAGCCGCAGATCGTAAATGATCGCGAAAAGATCATCGCAAAGCTCAAAGAGGATAAATTTGAAGTCAATGAAAAGCTCGATCTCGGCCACCTGCAGAGCGAACTTTTTGATAATTACGTAGAAGCTAAGCTCATAAATCCGACCTTCATCGTGGATTTTCCGATCTCGATCAGCCCACTTTCGCGCAGAAGCGACGAAAATCCGCAGATAGCCGAGAGATTTGAGCTTTACATCGCAGGTAAAGAGCTAGCCAACGCCTTTAACGAGCTGAACGATCCGCTCGATCAATACGCCAGATTTAAGGCGCAAATCGATGCCAAAAATGCAGGCGACGACGAGGCTCACGAGATGGATGAGGATTACGTTCGCGCGCTTAGCTACGCGATGCCGCCGACTACCGGCTGGGGGCTTGGAATCGACCGCTTGGCGATGATTTTGCTGAATAAAAAGTCGATCCGCGACGTGATTTTGTTCCCTGCGATGAGACCGCTAAATTTAGAGAAGGAGTGA
- a CDS encoding putative transporter, whose protein sequence is MFASFFKNKKWAFWAYSGIFFLIAINWYQTTLNVRINEWYRAFYDMCQNIDRHTLNDFYTQMKVFLWIAMPYVVSAISERYAARIWTFKWREAMTFSYFSYWKKVGKDIEGSSQRIQEDIFRFSRTIEEMGTRVLSAAMTLFAFIPVLWGLSSNVPFEFLKKIPGSLVWIALAISIGGLIISWLVGWYLPRLEYNNQKVEAAFRKELVFAEEDKINYASEEKILSLFDKIKYNYFKLYLHYCYFDMWFNSFSQFLMIVPYLIMGPGLFTKVITLGVMVQVSNAFNQVRGSFSIFMNNWTTITELRSIHMRLKEFEKNIDYKG, encoded by the coding sequence ATGTTTGCTTCATTTTTTAAAAACAAAAAATGGGCATTTTGGGCATATTCGGGAATATTTTTTCTAATTGCGATTAATTGGTATCAAACTACCTTAAATGTGAGAATAAACGAATGGTACCGCGCGTTTTATGATATGTGCCAAAACATAGATCGTCATACACTAAATGATTTCTATACACAGATGAAAGTTTTTTTATGGATAGCGATGCCCTACGTAGTCTCTGCGATTTCAGAACGATATGCGGCTCGTATTTGGACATTTAAATGGCGGGAAGCGATGACCTTTTCTTATTTTTCATACTGGAAAAAGGTAGGCAAAGATATCGAGGGAAGCTCGCAACGTATCCAAGAAGATATCTTTCGCTTCTCAAGAACTATCGAGGAAATGGGTACGAGAGTGCTTTCGGCAGCTATGACACTGTTTGCATTCATACCTGTGCTATGGGGGCTTAGTAGCAATGTTCCTTTTGAATTTCTAAAAAAAATTCCGGGCTCACTTGTTTGGATTGCACTTGCAATCAGCATCGGTGGACTAATAATTTCTTGGCTGGTTGGCTGGTATCTACCGAGACTGGAATACAACAATCAAAAGGTCGAGGCGGCCTTTAGAAAAGAACTTGTTTTTGCGGAGGAGGATAAGATAAATTACGCAAGCGAGGAAAAAATTCTTTCGTTATTTGATAAGATCAAATATAACTATTTTAAACTGTATCTGCATTACTGCTATTTTGATATGTGGTTCAACTCATTTTCGCAGTTTCTAATGATCGTACCTTACTTGATAATGGGTCCTGGGTTATTTACTAAGGTAATTACGCTTGGAGTTATGGTTCAGGTAAGCAATGCTTTTAATCAAGTGCGCGGTAGTTTTAGTATTTTTATGAATAACTGGACGACGATAACGGAGCTTCGCTCAATCCATATGCGACTTAAAGAGTTTGAAAAAAATATCGATTACAAGGGCTAG
- a CDS encoding cytochrome d ubiquinol oxidase subunit II has product MHEIFQIYWWCVVSLLGGILVFMLFVQGGQTLLFTLAKNETEKDFIINSIGKKWELTFTTLVMFGGACFAAFPLFYATSFGGAYWAWMALLFCFIIQAVAYEYRKKPDNFLGAKTYEAFLFINGSLGTILLGIIVSTLFSGSEFALGDNNFVQWKNPARGLEALANPFNYILGFALFFCARTGASLYLMNNIAEPEMIAKLKASLKFNASAFLVFFIAFLAWVLLKQGYAVGAGGVVSLESFKYLHNYLSLPAALILLLLGVVLVLVGIFKGTFTSSVRGIFSYGVGVVCAVTSVFLILGLNNTAFYPSNFDLQSSLSISNASSSLYTLKTMFYVSFLVPFVLGYISYVWRAMDAKKLDKEGLSNEHY; this is encoded by the coding sequence ATGCACGAAATTTTTCAAATTTATTGGTGGTGCGTGGTTTCGCTTCTGGGCGGAATTTTGGTTTTTATGCTCTTCGTGCAGGGCGGTCAAACGCTGCTTTTTACGCTGGCAAAGAATGAGACCGAGAAGGATTTTATAATAAATTCCATCGGCAAGAAATGGGAGCTTACGTTTACTACGCTCGTTATGTTCGGCGGAGCGTGCTTTGCGGCGTTTCCGCTATTTTATGCGACCAGCTTCGGCGGGGCGTATTGGGCGTGGATGGCTCTGCTTTTTTGCTTCATAATCCAAGCCGTCGCTTACGAATACAGAAAAAAGCCCGATAATTTCTTGGGTGCTAAGACCTATGAAGCCTTTCTTTTCATAAATGGCTCGCTGGGTACGATCCTGCTCGGTATCATCGTCTCGACGCTTTTTAGCGGCAGCGAGTTCGCGCTGGGCGATAATAATTTCGTGCAGTGGAAAAACCCGGCTCGCGGACTTGAGGCGCTAGCAAATCCGTTTAATTATATCTTGGGGTTTGCGCTATTTTTCTGCGCTAGAACGGGAGCGAGCTTATATTTGATGAACAATATCGCCGAGCCCGAAATGATCGCCAAGCTCAAAGCTTCGCTTAAATTTAACGCTAGCGCGTTTTTGGTTTTTTTCATCGCGTTTTTGGCGTGGGTCTTGCTAAAGCAGGGCTATGCAGTCGGCGCCGGCGGCGTCGTAAGCCTCGAGAGCTTCAAGTATCTGCACAATTACCTAAGCCTGCCTGCGGCGCTAATCTTGCTGCTACTGGGCGTTGTGCTGGTGCTGGTGGGGATATTCAAAGGCACATTTACAAGCAGCGTGCGCGGGATATTTTCCTACGGCGTGGGCGTCGTATGCGCGGTAACGAGCGTATTTTTGATTCTGGGTCTAAACAACACGGCGTTTTATCCGTCAAATTTCGACCTGCAAAGCTCGCTTTCGATAAGCAACGCAAGCTCGAGCCTCTATACGCTTAAGACGATGTTTTACGTGTCGTTTTTAGTGCCTTTCGTGCTGGGTTACATCAGCTATGTTTGGCGCGCGATGGATGCAAAAAAGCTTGATAAAGAGGGGCTTTCAAACGAGCATTATTAG
- a CDS encoding Fur family transcriptional regulator, producing the protein MNAKIENLEFDALIVEFKKALAASGLKYTKQREVLLRTLYNNNKHFTPEALHNEIKAKFPELNVGIATVYRTLNLLEDSGMATSISFGAQGKKFELANKPHHDHLICKSCNKIIEFQDATIERKQLAVAKEHGFTLTGHMMQLYGICPECAAKRK; encoded by the coding sequence ATGAATGCAAAAATCGAAAATTTAGAGTTTGACGCTCTAATTGTTGAGTTTAAAAAGGCGCTTGCCGCTAGCGGTCTAAAATATACCAAGCAGCGCGAGGTTTTGCTTCGCACGCTTTATAACAATAACAAACACTTCACGCCTGAGGCGCTTCATAACGAGATCAAAGCGAAATTTCCGGAGCTGAACGTAGGCATAGCGACGGTGTATCGCACCTTAAATTTACTAGAGGATTCAGGCATGGCGACGTCGATCTCATTCGGCGCGCAGGGTAAGAAATTTGAGCTTGCGAACAAGCCTCACCACGACCATTTAATTTGCAAAAGCTGCAATAAGATCATAGAATTTCAAGATGCTACTATCGAACGCAAGCAGCTTGCCGTCGCCAAAGAGCACGGATTTACGCTTACGGGACATATGATGCAGCTGTATGGAATTTGCCCTGAATGCGCGGCAAAAAGGAAGTAG
- a CDS encoding serine hydroxymethyltransferase, translating to MSNLEKFDNEIFSLTNKELARQCDYLEMIASENFTYPEVMEAMGSVLTNKYAEGYPGKRYYGGCEFVDEIEQIAIDRCKKLFGCEFANVQPNSGSQANQGVYAAFLKPGEKILGMSLSHGGHLTHGAKVSSSGKMYESFEYGVELDGRINYDKVLEIAQIVKPKMIVCGASAYTREIDFAKFRQIADSVGAFLFADVAHVAGLVVAGEHTDPFPHCHVVSSTTHKTLRGPRGGIIMTNDEEFAKKINSAIFPGIQGGPLMHVIAAKAVGFKHNLSPEWKVYAKQVKANARILGETLVGRGFDLVSGGTDNHLILMSFLNRDFSGKDASAALENAGITTNKNTVPGETRSPFVTSGIRVGSPALTARGMKEKEFEFIGNKIADVLSDISNSKLQAQVKEKVRDLAHRFIIYDRAMY from the coding sequence GTGTCAAATTTAGAAAAATTCGATAATGAAATTTTTAGTTTAACCAACAAAGAGCTTGCCCGCCAGTGCGATTATTTGGAGATGATCGCGAGCGAAAATTTCACCTATCCCGAGGTGATGGAGGCGATGGGCTCGGTGTTAACGAATAAATACGCCGAGGGCTATCCCGGCAAGCGCTACTACGGCGGCTGTGAGTTCGTAGACGAGATCGAGCAGATCGCGATCGATCGCTGCAAAAAGCTCTTCGGCTGTGAGTTTGCAAACGTCCAGCCAAACAGCGGCAGCCAAGCTAATCAAGGCGTATATGCCGCGTTTTTGAAACCGGGCGAGAAAATTTTAGGTATGTCGCTTAGCCACGGCGGGCATTTGACGCACGGCGCGAAGGTCTCAAGCAGCGGAAAGATGTATGAGAGCTTTGAATACGGCGTGGAGCTCGATGGCCGCATAAACTACGATAAGGTGCTTGAGATCGCTCAGATCGTAAAACCAAAGATGATCGTTTGCGGTGCGAGTGCCTATACGCGCGAGATAGATTTTGCTAAATTTAGACAGATCGCTGATAGTGTGGGTGCGTTTCTTTTCGCCGACGTAGCGCATGTCGCTGGGCTCGTCGTCGCGGGTGAACATACGGATCCGTTCCCGCACTGCCACGTCGTAAGCTCGACCACGCATAAAACGCTTCGTGGTCCGCGCGGCGGCATCATAATGACCAACGACGAGGAATTTGCTAAAAAGATCAACTCGGCGATCTTTCCGGGTATCCAGGGCGGTCCGCTAATGCACGTCATCGCTGCTAAGGCGGTGGGCTTTAAACACAATCTAAGCCCCGAGTGGAAGGTCTATGCCAAGCAGGTCAAGGCAAACGCTAGAATTTTGGGCGAGACGCTGGTTGGGCGCGGCTTTGATCTTGTTAGCGGCGGCACCGATAACCATCTGATTTTAATGAGCTTTTTAAATAGGGATTTTAGCGGCAAGGACGCTAGCGCGGCGCTTGAAAATGCAGGCATCACGACGAATAAAAATACCGTTCCGGGCGAGACGCGCAGCCCATTCGTCACCAGCGGTATCCGCGTCGGAAGCCCCGCACTTACGGCGCGCGGAATGAAAGAGAAAGAATTTGAGTTTATAGGAAATAAAATCGCCGACGTACTAAGCGACATCTCAAATTCCAAGCTTCAGGCGCAGGTCAAAGAGAAGGTGCGAGATTTGGCGCACCGCTTTATCATCTACGACCGCGCGATGTATTAA
- a CDS encoding DUF4492 domain-containing protein, which translates to MFFGKILKFYAHGFASMKLGKTLWAVILIKLFIIFVLLKFFIFDENLDSKFKTDQEKIDFIYKNLTKE; encoded by the coding sequence ATGTTTTTCGGCAAAATTTTAAAATTTTACGCGCACGGATTTGCTTCTATGAAGCTTGGCAAAACGCTGTGGGCGGTGATTTTGATCAAGCTATTTATAATTTTCGTGCTACTGAAATTTTTCATTTTCGACGAAAACTTGGATTCTAAATTTAAAACCGATCAAGAAAAAATCGATTTCATCTATAAAAATTTGACTAAGGAGTAG
- a CDS encoding cytochrome ubiquinol oxidase subunit I: protein MQELASVDWSRAQFALTALYHFLFVPLTLGLSFIVAFMESLYVATGKQEWLKITKFWLRLFGINFAIGVATGIIMEFEFGTNWANYSWFVGDIFGAPLAIEGLLAFFLEATFFAVMFFGWGRVSKKFHLLSTWLVAIGSNLSAYWILIANAWMQNPVGTSFNPDTMRNEMSNFLDIALSHFGVAKFLHTVGGGYITAALFVLGISAFYMLKDKDFALAKKSFIVAASFGMLSSLFVLFSGDESAYQVAQKQPMKLAAMEGLYKGEVNAGIVAAGVLNPSKTAGDDKEPFLFEIKAPYALGLMATRGLDNFTPGIDDLVFGNEKFGIEGADKKIEKGKIALQALKDYKVAKDANDTAAMQQAREILFGNQNMQNLGYGYFDDAKQIVPPVALTFYSFHVMVALGSYFILLFFVTLFLAMRKNLAEYKKILWLCVFSIPLGYVACEAGWIVAEVGRQPWAIQDLMPVGVAATSLAGTNIMISFMLFAVLFTVLFIAEIKIMLKQIKIGF, encoded by the coding sequence ATGCAAGAGCTTGCTAGCGTGGATTGGTCGAGGGCGCAGTTTGCGCTCACGGCGCTTTATCACTTTCTTTTCGTGCCCCTAACGCTGGGGCTTAGCTTTATCGTGGCGTTTATGGAGAGCCTATATGTCGCGACCGGTAAGCAGGAGTGGCTCAAGATCACTAAATTTTGGCTGCGCCTTTTCGGTATAAATTTCGCCATCGGCGTCGCGACCGGCATCATAATGGAGTTTGAGTTCGGCACCAACTGGGCGAATTACAGCTGGTTCGTGGGCGACATCTTCGGCGCGCCGCTTGCGATCGAGGGCTTGCTCGCGTTTTTCTTAGAAGCTACCTTCTTTGCGGTAATGTTCTTCGGCTGGGGCCGCGTAAGCAAGAAATTTCATCTTCTCTCGACCTGGCTCGTGGCGATCGGATCAAATTTAAGCGCGTATTGGATCCTAATTGCGAATGCTTGGATGCAAAACCCTGTTGGTACGAGCTTTAATCCAGATACGATGCGCAACGAGATGAGTAATTTTTTAGATATTGCGCTATCTCACTTCGGAGTGGCTAAATTTTTACATACCGTTGGCGGTGGCTACATTACCGCGGCGCTTTTTGTGCTTGGAATTTCGGCGTTTTATATGCTAAAAGACAAAGACTTCGCGCTTGCTAAAAAAAGCTTCATCGTAGCGGCAAGCTTCGGTATGTTAAGTTCGCTTTTCGTGCTATTTAGCGGCGACGAGAGCGCCTATCAGGTCGCGCAAAAGCAGCCGATGAAGCTTGCGGCGATGGAGGGACTGTATAAAGGTGAAGTAAACGCAGGCATCGTTGCGGCGGGAGTTTTAAATCCGAGCAAAACCGCGGGAGACGATAAAGAGCCGTTTTTGTTTGAGATTAAAGCACCTTATGCGCTAGGGCTGATGGCTACGAGAGGGCTTGATAATTTTACTCCGGGCATCGATGATCTGGTATTTGGAAACGAAAAATTTGGCATCGAAGGCGCGGATAAAAAGATCGAAAAAGGCAAAATCGCCCTGCAAGCGCTAAAGGATTATAAGGTCGCCAAAGACGCCAATGATACCGCTGCAATGCAGCAGGCGCGCGAAATTTTATTCGGCAACCAAAATATGCAAAATTTAGGCTACGGCTACTTTGATGATGCGAAGCAGATCGTCCCTCCGGTGGCGCTTACATTTTATAGCTTCCACGTTATGGTGGCTTTGGGAAGCTATTTTATCTTGCTATTTTTCGTGACGCTATTTTTGGCGATGCGAAAGAACCTCGCCGAATACAAGAAAATTCTATGGCTTTGCGTTTTTAGCATCCCTCTGGGATACGTCGCGTGCGAGGCGGGCTGGATCGTAGCCGAAGTAGGGCGCCAGCCGTGGGCGATACAAGATCTCATGCCGGTGGGCGTCGCAGCTACTAGCCTGGCGGGAACGAACATAATGATCTCGTTTATGCTCTTTGCCGTTTTATTTACGGTTTTATTCATAGCTGAGATAAAGATCATGCTAAAACAGATAAAGATAGGATTTTAA
- a CDS encoding shikimate dehydrogenase — MDRFAVFGNPIAHSLSPLLHNYAIKFLALDAYYGRVLLQRGEELRAKFEALRLTGANVTVPFKLDAFKACDILSEAAKQIGSVNTMVLKSDALHGFNTDAQGFFCAILGFGEIRNALILGAGGTTRAIGYALGKNGVKFDILNRSAKDFNFGCEEFFTYENFKSKDYDLIVNATGAGLKDDALPAPEGVIDEILSRAKFAFDAIYGKQTPFLQAARAKNLTVKDGKEMLINQGALAFNLFFSGKFDLSEIAALMSRAANLR, encoded by the coding sequence GTGGACAGATTCGCGGTTTTCGGCAACCCGATTGCCCACTCTCTCTCGCCGCTACTTCATAATTACGCGATAAAATTTCTAGCCTTAGACGCCTACTACGGGCGAGTTTTGCTGCAACGCGGTGAGGAGCTGCGAGCTAAATTTGAAGCCTTAAGGCTTACGGGCGCGAACGTGACCGTGCCTTTTAAGCTTGACGCATTTAAAGCATGCGACATCCTAAGCGAGGCGGCTAAGCAGATCGGCTCGGTAAACACCATGGTGCTAAAAAGCGACGCGCTACACGGTTTCAACACCGATGCGCAGGGGTTTTTCTGCGCGATCTTGGGCTTTGGTGAGATTCGCAATGCGCTTATTTTAGGCGCGGGCGGCACGACGCGAGCGATCGGCTACGCGCTAGGCAAAAACGGCGTGAAATTCGACATCCTAAACCGCAGCGCAAAGGATTTTAACTTCGGCTGCGAGGAGTTTTTTACCTATGAAAATTTCAAATCCAAAGACTACGATCTGATCGTCAATGCCACCGGCGCGGGGCTCAAAGATGACGCGCTGCCTGCGCCCGAGGGGGTAATAGATGAAATTTTATCCCGCGCGAAATTTGCTTTTGACGCTATCTACGGCAAGCAGACTCCGTTTTTGCAAGCAGCGCGCGCAAAAAATCTGACCGTAAAAGACGGCAAAGAGATGCTGATAAATCAAGGCGCGCTTGCTTTCAATCTTTTTTTCAGCGGCAAATTCGACTTATCAGAGATTGCAGCGCTGATGAGCCGTGCTGCAAATTTGCGCTAA